Part of the Armatimonadota bacterium genome is shown below.
TCGGCCGACGCCTGGCGGGACACGAGACGGTGGCCCGGGCCTTCCGGGCGGCCGAGCGCATGGACCGGGTGGCAGCGGTCGTCTTCCACGTGGACTCGCCGGGTGGGTCGGCGGTGGCCAGCGACCTCATCTGGCGCGAGGTGGAGCGGGTGAACCGGCGCAAGCCCGTGGTGGTGCACATGGGCAGCGTTGCCGGATCGGGCGGGTACTACGTCAGCTGCGCAGCGCGCCGGATCGTCGCCGCGCGCACCACGCTCACCGGGTCGATCGGCGTCGTCGCCGGGAAGTTCAGCGTGCGGGAGCTGGCGGCGAAGGCGGGCGTGCGCCCCGAGGTGATCGCGCTGGGCGCGACGGCCACCATGCCGTCGGCAACCGTGCCGTACACCGACCGGGAGTGGGCGGCCCTGCGCCGGTGGATGGACGAGGTCTACGCGCGCTTCAAGGCCCGGGTGGCGGCGGGGCGGCGCTTGACGCCCGAGGCGATGGAGGCGGTGGCCCGCGGGCGGATGTGGACGGGCGCGCAGGCGCTGAGCCACGGCCTGGTGGACGAGCTGGGCGACTTCGAGGCGGCGGTGCGCACGGCGCGCGAGCTGGCCGGGATCCCGCCCGAGGTCGACGTCCCGGTGGTGACGGTCCTTCCCCCCCGCACTGTCGGCCTGCCCGTCGGCCCGGAGGCGTGGGGTGAGGCGTTGGCGGCGGTAGGGCGGCTGCTGGCGGAGCCGGCATGGCTGCTCATGCCCACCCAAGGCACGTTCCGGGGGGTGGACGGATGAGGTGGTTGAGGCGACTGCCCGGCGCGCGCCGCGAGCAGTCAGGAGGGATGTAGCGAAGGGTGATGGACGGGTCGACGTCCAGTCAGTGTCCGTGAAACCGACTTGGGGGAGGGGCATGCGGGCGCGCGCCATCCACCACGTCCAGATCGCGGCCCCGCCGAAGTGCGAGGAGGCCGCCCGCCGCTTCTACGGTGACCTGCTGGGGTTGGAGGAGATTCCCAAGCCGCCTCACCTCGCGGCTCGCGGAGGCGTCTGGTTCCGTTGCGGGGGGCTGGAGCTCCACATCGGGATGGAGCAGGACTTCCGCCCGGCACGCAAGGCGCACGTGGCCCTCGAGGTGACCGACCTCGAGGCGTGGCGCCGACGCCTGCAGGAGCATGGTGCCGCGGTGGTCGAGGACGCGCCCCTGCCCGGTTTCCGGCGTCTGTACACGGCGGACCCTTTCGGCAACCGGCTGGAACTGCTGGAGCCGGAAGGTTGAGCCCACCGCGCCACAGCTTGGGTATTCTTGCCCGGGCCGGGCGCACAGGCTGCAGCATCATGCCCGGGGGTGGTGTGGATGGCGCTGGTCCGGTGCGGCTTCCGCCGCGAGGTGCAGCAACTGCAGGACCGCGAGGTGCGCGTCGTTATGACCGAGGGGGCCTCCCACGGGGGGAGGTGGCACACGCCAAACCGAGGAAGTGAACAGCCGATAACAGGGGAGTTCGTGGTGCCGGGAGGGCGTCTTATATTGTGGCTGACTTCATCCGGACGGGGAGGGTGGCTTGATGCCCTGCCCCCCGAACGTGTGCCCGCGACCAACCGAGAAACCCGCATGGGCGCCTCCGGGCAGTGGGTCAAATTGACCCACCACCGCATTTGT
Proteins encoded:
- a CDS encoding VOC family protein, with product MRARAIHHVQIAAPPKCEEAARRFYGDLLGLEEIPKPPHLAARGGVWFRCGGLELHIGMEQDFRPARKAHVALEVTDLEAWRRRLQEHGAAVVEDAPLPGFRRLYTADPFGNRLELLEPEG